A stretch of the Neodiprion lecontei isolate iyNeoLeco1 chromosome 4, iyNeoLeco1.1, whole genome shotgun sequence genome encodes the following:
- the LOC107216851 gene encoding uncharacterized protein LOC107216851 — protein sequence MSARVLNPMLMTEMGRSSAGGLQQGRGRVVPTKAELAPIRRDLFGPIDHAAARALAERELQAQSRLDAERWGFDFQSGVPRSSTRYTWEVIAPTEVVPEPYALRGMPYLRKHAPSTPRKPAKVKAATLANSEAKPSTVTTTPLIARNAEMTPPQEHRVPDIDDRSDDETTPDATRPHDEERELDEVRLKQSPDDPTTPVLPHAARKQSTITDFMKSRKRSLKGTSSKSGSIVIEPPEKISRNAGQIRS from the exons ATGAGCGCGCGAGTTTTGAACCCGATGCTAATGACGGAAATGGGCCGGAGTTCGGCGGGCGGCTTGCAGCAGGGCCGCGGCCGTGTCGTGCCGACGAAGGCTGAGCTGGCTCCGATCCGACGGGACCTTTTCGGGCCCATCGATCACGCGGCAGCCCGCGCCCTTGCCGAGCGTGAATTGCAGGCCCAATCGCgtctggacgcggagcgatgGGGCTTCGACTTCCAGTCCGGGGTGCCGCGGTCCTCGACGAGGTACACCTGGGAGGTCATCGCGCCGACGGAGGTCGTCCCCGAGCCCTACGCCCTCCGGGGCATGCCCTACTTGCGGAAACACGCTCCCAGCACACCCCGAAAACCGGCTAAGGTCAAGGCGGCCACCCTCGCCAACAGCGAGGCCAAGCCTTCCACCGTCACGACCACCCCCCTAATCGCGAGAAACGCCGAGATGACGCCGCCCCAGGAACACCGCGTTCCAGACATCGACGATCGGTCGGACGACGAAACCACTCCCGACGCCACTCGTCCTCACGATGAAGAACGCGAACTCGACGAGGTCAGGCTCAAACAGTCCCCCGACGATCCGACCACTCCCGTTCTGCCACACGCCGCGAGGAAACAGTCAACGATCACCG ACTTTATGAAGAGTCGCAAGCGTTCGTTGAAAGGCACGTCGTCGAAGAGCGGCAGCATCGTGATCGAACCACCGGAAAAAATATCCCGTAACGCGGGACAAATACGCAGCTAA